A window of the Coprobacter fastidiosus genome harbors these coding sequences:
- a CDS encoding Cof-type HAD-IIB family hydrolase, which translates to MIRAIFLDVDGTLVSFDTHRVPQSAIDALRQVHNSGCKIIIATGRAASDLHEIEEVPFDAVIALNGSDCVLRDGTSVSKKQISDKDFQKAYALSRQFGFPIAVETNNGIFVNELNSIVIELARLVDHPVPPVIDIEKEFIEGKCCQLCFYCDEETEKEVMAQLPNLSASRWHPIFADINVKGVDKASGIREFAFYYDFDISHTIAFGDGGNDISMLREAGIGVAMGGAAESIRAVSDYVTDTVDNDGIRNALIHFGFI; encoded by the coding sequence ATGATAAGGGCGATATTTTTAGATGTTGACGGTACGTTGGTAAGTTTTGATACTCATCGTGTGCCTCAGTCGGCAATAGATGCGTTACGGCAAGTCCATAATTCGGGGTGTAAAATTATTATCGCAACAGGACGAGCTGCAAGTGATTTGCATGAAATAGAAGAAGTCCCTTTTGATGCCGTAATAGCCCTTAATGGTTCGGATTGCGTCTTGAGAGACGGTACTTCCGTGTCTAAAAAACAAATTTCTGATAAAGATTTTCAGAAAGCTTATGCTCTTTCTCGACAATTTGGGTTTCCGATAGCCGTTGAAACGAATAACGGAATTTTTGTCAATGAGTTGAACTCTATCGTTATAGAATTGGCGAGATTGGTAGATCATCCTGTTCCGCCGGTCATTGATATAGAAAAGGAGTTTATCGAAGGTAAATGTTGCCAGCTATGTTTTTATTGTGATGAAGAGACGGAAAAAGAAGTTATGGCTCAACTTCCGAATCTTTCCGCTTCCAGGTGGCATCCGATTTTTGCGGATATAAATGTGAAAGGCGTTGATAAAGCATCTGGTATTAGAGAATTTGCTTTTTATTATGATTTTGATATTTCGCATACAATAGCTTTTGGAGATGGGGGAAATGATATTTCAATGCTTCGGGAAGCCGGTATAGGGGTAGCTATGGGTGGGGCTGCCGAGTCTATACGAGCGGTGTCCGACTATGTAACAGACACGGTTGATAATGATGGCATTCGAAATGCGTTAATTCATTTTGGCTTTATTTGA
- a CDS encoding FimB/Mfa2 family fimbrial subunit: MKKVILILLIIISCMGCTYEGPHYGCDRGSLNLVFTYEGNTDNFDLSVASDIELYLYNSEGNKIEMRHIPYNDIKGGQPYSFELQYTGTTYLVAWTLSGDKDIDKEPLMFLNEENYSEIRFAMSKKTMRQSQMYNGSAQDLFWKNLIFDSNPLEEKNVNVEVKKLLCNITVTIEEGNSFKIQYPGELRVNIWGSSDSYHVSENQQSGDGIVIEDKFSYIESRDEYVSENKVLPASIDSESGEEDNIVVTLFEDGIARLRVDTEAKAREGSQIDIVIRPTKQEAIITVDSWQIRKALVML; encoded by the coding sequence GTGAAGAAAGTAATTCTGATATTGTTGATAATAATATCTTGCATGGGGTGTACTTACGAAGGTCCGCACTACGGCTGTGATAGAGGATCTCTGAATTTGGTCTTCACGTATGAGGGTAATACTGATAATTTTGATCTATCGGTAGCCAGTGATATAGAATTGTATTTGTATAATAGTGAAGGTAATAAGATAGAAATGAGGCATATTCCTTATAACGATATAAAAGGAGGGCAACCTTATTCTTTTGAGTTGCAATATACAGGAACTACATATCTCGTGGCATGGACTTTATCGGGAGATAAAGATATTGATAAAGAACCGCTTATGTTTCTTAATGAAGAAAATTATTCAGAGATAAGATTTGCAATGAGCAAAAAAACAATGCGGCAATCGCAGATGTATAATGGTTCTGCACAAGACCTTTTTTGGAAGAATCTTATTTTTGATTCAAATCCTTTGGAAGAAAAAAATGTAAATGTTGAGGTCAAGAAACTGTTATGCAATATTACTGTCACAATAGAAGAGGGAAACAGTTTTAAGATTCAGTATCCTGGAGAACTCAGAGTGAATATTTGGGGATCGTCAGATTCATACCATGTTTCTGAAAACCAACAATCTGGTGACGGGATTGTGATAGAAGATAAATTTTCATATATCGAGAGTCGTGATGAATATGTTTCCGAGAATAAGGTATTACCGGCTTCTATAGATTCGGAGAGTGGTGAGGAAGATAACATTGTGGTCACGCTTTTTGAGGATGGAATAGCCCGATTGAGAGTAGATACAGAAGCTAAGGCACGAGAAGGTTCTCAAATAGATATTGTGATCAGACCTACGAAGCAGGAGGCAATTATTACGGTCGATTCATGGCAGATTCGTAAAGCTTTGGTCATGCTTTAA
- a CDS encoding lysophospholipid acyltransferase family protein → MLRILFFFYQWLIAFPILLVLTIITALVTIVGCFIGDSKVWGYYPGRIWSQLFCWISFVRVKVKGRENIDKKTSYVFVANHQGAYDIFLIYGFLGHNFKWMMKKSLRRIPFVGKACAAAGHIFVDRSGPKSIRETLDMAEQTLRHGMSLVVFPEGSRTWNGKLQRFKKGAYQLAIDLNLPVVPLTIDGSFSVLPRSSYLIKPGKMILTIHKPLFPDPISGHDIETLMKKSYEAVELALPKEETAL, encoded by the coding sequence ATGTTAAGAATACTGTTCTTTTTTTACCAGTGGCTTATTGCATTTCCTATTTTATTAGTATTGACTATAATAACAGCATTAGTGACAATTGTCGGCTGTTTTATCGGAGACAGTAAAGTTTGGGGATATTATCCGGGACGCATTTGGTCTCAGCTTTTTTGTTGGATCTCGTTTGTGCGAGTTAAAGTAAAAGGTCGGGAAAATATCGATAAGAAAACTTCTTATGTTTTTGTCGCAAATCATCAGGGAGCGTATGACATTTTTTTAATTTATGGCTTCTTAGGACATAATTTTAAATGGATGATGAAAAAAAGCCTCAGACGCATACCATTTGTCGGAAAAGCTTGTGCTGCAGCCGGACATATATTTGTAGATCGTTCCGGGCCTAAAAGTATTCGGGAAACATTGGATATGGCAGAACAGACGTTGAGACACGGCATGTCCTTAGTTGTCTTTCCTGAAGGATCGCGTACATGGAACGGGAAACTTCAACGCTTTAAGAAAGGGGCTTATCAGTTGGCTATTGATTTAAATTTGCCCGTAGTACCTTTAACGATTGACGGATCTTTCTCTGTGTTGCCTCGTTCGTCATATTTGATAAAACCTGGAAAAATGATTTTGACGATTCATAAACCTCTATTCCCTGACCCTATTTCAGGACATGATATTGAAACGCTTATGAAAAAGTCATACGAAGCAGTTGAGTTAGCTTTGCCTAAAGAGGAAACAGCCTTGTAA
- a CDS encoding OmpA family protein, producing the protein MLKKKERIIVTPVIFDSIRQTTFSSFAIVGKKEKTAFIRSVDYQTNMKITDDSGLFAYKAAIKYADWMKGSTLAFNTVTKLCAKRFVQETVYVKGKVLQDPDIKIVEIVKAVEPVLSTAEKLALDYTFLIPVSQRIDFDKTNRKDAVSVLFCPGSSILSSDYQNNGKNLDLLVSIIDEINRSSDSRITDILIIGYASPEGRYRLNLDFAEKRAIALRDYLVQETDMPVESFKVINGGIDWQGLYQLVNESDMVEKEEILKIIAPSVIGEEQVRNDKLIHLRDGVPYRYMLKNFFPQLRSSTCVRIFYKNVDGENDKSFYNCL; encoded by the coding sequence ATGTTAAAAAAGAAGGAGAGAATTATAGTAACTCCTGTCATATTTGACAGCATTCGTCAAACTACTTTTTCTTCATTTGCGATAGTTGGAAAGAAAGAAAAAACGGCATTTATTCGAAGTGTTGATTATCAGACAAACATGAAAATAACAGACGATAGTGGATTATTTGCATATAAAGCCGCTATAAAATATGCAGATTGGATGAAAGGGAGCACACTGGCTTTTAATACTGTAACTAAATTGTGTGCTAAACGATTTGTGCAAGAGACTGTTTATGTAAAAGGAAAAGTCTTGCAAGATCCTGATATAAAAATTGTTGAAATTGTTAAAGCCGTTGAACCTGTTTTAAGTACTGCTGAGAAGTTGGCTCTGGATTATACCTTTCTTATTCCGGTTTCTCAAAGAATTGATTTTGATAAAACAAATAGAAAAGATGCTGTTTCTGTTTTATTTTGTCCGGGATCTTCTATATTATCATCTGATTATCAAAATAATGGTAAAAATTTAGACTTGTTGGTCAGTATTATTGATGAAATTAATAGATCTTCAGATAGTCGGATTACGGATATTTTGATTATCGGTTATGCTTCTCCTGAAGGAAGATATCGTTTGAATTTGGATTTTGCAGAAAAGCGAGCTATCGCTTTAAGGGATTATTTAGTACAGGAAACGGATATGCCTGTAGAATCGTTTAAAGTAATCAATGGAGGGATAGATTGGCAGGGCTTGTATCAATTGGTGAATGAATCTGATATGGTAGAAAAAGAAGAAATTCTCAAGATCATTGCTCCTTCTGTCATTGGAGAGGAGCAGGTTCGGAATGACAAGCTTATACATTTAAGAGATGGAGTTCCTTATCGATATATGTTAAAGAACTTTTTCCCTCAATTGCGTTCAAGTACTTGCGTTAGGATATTCTACAAGAATGTAGATGGGGAAAATGATAAAAGCTTTTATAATTGTTTGTAA
- a CDS encoding DUF3575 domain-containing protein, with amino-acid sequence MQCTIKEELKQLMNRILCVLIGIVSVLFSGQAQENFPISINVEPDAINFLELDWVKITEYNNSLIQKRKNSFVSVLSDTISVTDTVIDNTVLLSDSAVINICAETSWEKISPRNLYWNLKTNLLYAATLTPNLGLEISWGTQLSLNITGSYNPWNRKGKKGDNDKIVHWMAQPELRYWFCEPTGGHFIGIHAIVTKYNIGGHKFFHIFDKGYRYEGWGVGGGFTYGYSWFLSKKWAIEGFLGIGVVRLGFDKSNNRIWCCTKSEHFTKTYFGLTKVGISLIYNIK; translated from the coding sequence ATGCAGTGTACAATTAAAGAAGAATTAAAGCAGTTGATGAATAGGATTTTATGTGTTCTTATCGGTATAGTGTCTGTTCTCTTTTCAGGACAAGCACAAGAGAATTTTCCGATTTCGATCAATGTAGAACCTGACGCGATAAACTTCCTTGAACTTGATTGGGTTAAAATCACTGAATATAACAATTCCTTGATCCAGAAGAGAAAAAATTCTTTTGTATCTGTACTGTCTGATACTATTTCTGTTACCGATACGGTTATCGATAATACGGTTCTTTTGTCTGATAGTGCGGTAATCAATATTTGTGCGGAGACTTCTTGGGAAAAAATAAGCCCCCGGAATTTATATTGGAATCTTAAAACAAACCTTTTGTATGCTGCAACATTAACTCCAAATCTGGGGTTGGAAATTAGTTGGGGAACACAGTTGAGTTTAAATATAACGGGAAGTTATAATCCTTGGAATCGTAAGGGTAAAAAGGGGGATAATGATAAGATTGTACACTGGATGGCACAACCGGAGCTGAGGTATTGGTTTTGTGAACCGACAGGTGGCCATTTTATTGGTATTCATGCTATTGTGACTAAATATAATATTGGTGGGCATAAATTTTTCCACATTTTTGATAAAGGATATCGATATGAAGGTTGGGGAGTCGGTGGTGGATTTACTTATGGATATAGTTGGTTCTTGTCTAAAAAATGGGCGATTGAAGGATTTCTCGGTATTGGGGTAGTACGGCTTGGCTTTGATAAGTCGAATAATCGTATCTGGTGTTGTACTAAATCAGAGCATTTTACTAAGACATACTTTGGGTTAACGAAAGTTGGTATTTCATTGATTTATAATATTAAATAA
- a CDS encoding fimbrial protein, whose amino-acid sequence MKIKNLLAVSMAAFVLLSCNDSDNGLSEPAVQGKKAAITVNIKGNADTRALSGEVAGSTDENAIKSLEFFVFNADGSYQKYFKPEALASNNQYTFLVDAGNLTILTAVNQNLGEPSPAPSLLADFKKSSLYKDLVLDGSNSRADISTSTGFAMAAEGTINVVEGETNTLNLTVRRLLSKIEAPKVDPSSQITAPKADLLEILGLGTSGTVPEDLKWTFDGYMVINGINQSRAFEYNDLENWVRFETASNFKTTFSINGETVETVYSTKNDDADETKNGFLPVTYEKPVYVYENVPTILQGGNGSAATVFDKDEVVAFIIQGTFSGTGVSGVTRYWRVNLLKDDAWKIYRNSIYRVTMKDIKTVGWATPKDAEEEGPVVSPEESSISINIEVAKWDVRTQNVDL is encoded by the coding sequence ATGAAAATTAAAAATTTATTAGCAGTTTCTATGGCTGCATTTGTATTATTGTCATGTAATGACTCAGACAATGGTTTGTCCGAACCTGCTGTTCAAGGTAAGAAAGCGGCGATTACTGTTAATATTAAAGGAAACGCTGATACTCGTGCATTGAGTGGAGAAGTTGCCGGATCGACTGATGAGAATGCTATTAAATCGTTAGAGTTTTTTGTTTTTAATGCTGACGGTTCTTATCAAAAATATTTTAAACCAGAGGCTTTGGCTTCGAATAACCAGTATACATTTCTTGTCGATGCAGGAAATTTGACGATTCTTACTGCTGTTAATCAGAATTTGGGTGAGCCTTCTCCTGCTCCTTCACTGTTGGCTGATTTTAAAAAAAGTAGTCTTTATAAAGATTTGGTACTGGATGGTTCTAATTCCCGTGCAGATATAAGTACATCAACGGGATTTGCTATGGCAGCAGAAGGGACGATTAATGTTGTGGAAGGAGAAACAAACACTTTAAACCTTACCGTTCGTCGTTTATTGAGTAAGATTGAAGCACCTAAAGTAGATCCGTCAAGTCAGATTACAGCACCTAAAGCTGATTTGCTCGAAATATTGGGACTCGGAACAAGTGGAACGGTTCCCGAAGATTTAAAATGGACTTTTGACGGTTATATGGTTATCAATGGGATAAACCAATCGCGAGCTTTCGAATATAATGACCTTGAAAATTGGGTACGTTTTGAAACTGCATCTAATTTCAAAACGACATTTTCTATAAATGGAGAAACTGTTGAAACTGTATACTCTACAAAAAATGATGATGCAGACGAAACGAAGAATGGTTTTTTGCCGGTTACCTATGAAAAGCCGGTTTATGTATATGAAAATGTACCGACGATCTTGCAAGGTGGTAATGGGTCGGCTGCAACGGTATTTGATAAGGATGAGGTCGTAGCTTTTATTATTCAGGGAACATTTTCTGGTACAGGAGTGAGTGGAGTCACCCGTTATTGGAGAGTTAATTTATTGAAAGATGATGCATGGAAGATTTATCGTAACAGTATTTATCGTGTGACGATGAAAGATATTAAAACTGTAGGTTGGGCTACTCCGAAAGATGCTGAAGAAGAAGGGCCAGTAGTTAGTCCGGAGGAAAGTTCTATCTCTATCAATATTGAAGTCGCAAAATGGGATGTGAGAACCCAAAATGTTGATTTATAA